The Chordicoccus furentiruminis DNA window GATTCCCGGTGTCGAGGAAAGACTCTCGAAAATCGAGCGGTACGAACGGGAGAGCGGAGTCTACACGGGATAAAGTGATTGACAAGCTCCGGAAACGATGCTATACCTCTTTGCATGACGAAGGTGTCAGACGGTTTGAAAGCCATCTGGCATTTTTTTATACTCCGATAGTAATGAAATTATTACGGAAAGGAGTGATGGAATGAACACAGCACTGAACACGGCGGAAGTTCCGATGGCGGTTCGGGACGGCGGAGAAGGACGTCTCCGGATCTGTATGGAGCGGTTTATGGCGGACTTCAACGCGATGGCGTCATTCGGCCGGAATCAGAACGGCGGAATTGACCGGTCCTTCGCGTCGCCTGAGGACAGGCGGGTGAGACAGTGGATCCTCGGACGCTGGCGGGCGATGGGACTCGAGGTTTCCGTTGACCCGATCGCCAATCTCTGGGGAAGACTTGAGGGGGAGGAAAATCTTCCGCCGATCGTGATCGGATCGCATCACGACGCGGTTCCGGACGGAGGCAGGTACGACGGCGCGATGGGCGTCATGATGGCCACGGAGGCGGCGAGAACCCTCATCGAAAACGGCGTCCGTCTCCGCCATCCGCTCTGCCTGATCTCCTTCACAGCAGAGGAACCGAATACGTTCAACCTCTCGACGCTCGGAAGCAAGGTGGTCTGCGGGAGGCTGAAGAAGGAGGATCTGGCGGAGGTCAGGGACCGGAGCGGTCAGATCAGGCTGACCGACGCGCTGAAGGAGCTGGGCGGGGATCCGGACCATCTGGAACGCGCACGGATCCGGCCGGGCGGGATTTCCTGTTTCCTCGAAGCGCACAACGAGCTCGGCCGGCAGCTCGAAAGCGCCGGGAGACGGATCAGCGGCGTGTCCATGATCACCGGACTCTACCGTGAGAAAGTCCGAATCACGGGGGAAGCCAATCACGCGGGCACCACGATGATGCAGGACCGGAGGGACGCGTCCCTCGCGCTCGACGAGATGGCGCTGGCGCTGGAGAGGGCGGCGCGCGAGCGCCGTTCCCCGAACGTCACCGCGACGATGGGCTATGTGAAGCTCAGTCCCAACGAGGCGAACATCATCCCGGGGAGCGCGGAAGGCGTGATCGATATCCGGACCTCGAAGGAGGAGGACCTGAACGCGCTGCTTGCGGCGCTCGACGCCGCTTCGGCGGAATGCGGCAGGAAGCGGAAGGTCCGGGTGGAAAGGGAGTGCATTCTTTCCCAGAAGGCGCAGCCGATGGACGGAGAAATCGCGGAGGCGGTTCAGAGAGGCATCCGGGCTGTGGACGAACCGCCGGGCTCCGTGATCAGTATGGCGGGCCATGACGCCGCCAATATGCAGCGCATCGCGCCGTCCGGCATGATCTTTGTGAGGAGCGTCGGGGGGTACGGCCACTGCCGCAGGGAATACTGCAGGGAAGAGGACATGGAGAAAGCGGCCAACGCGATGCTGGAAACGATTCGGATTCTGGATGAGCAGATGGAGGACTGAAGGATGAACGAAAACGCAATGACGATCACACTGGATGACGAACTCCCCGAGATGCCGAAGTTTGTGGAGGGGATTCGCAGAGCGCCGTCGAGAGGCTTCCGGCTGACGGAGGCGCAGACGGAAATCGCGCTGAAGAATGCGCTGCGCTATATCAATCCGAAATATCATGAACAGCTGATTCCGGAGTTCCTCGACGAGCTCTACACGAGAGGCCGCATCTACGGCTACCGGTTCCGCCCGGAGGGCCGGATCTACGGAAAGCCGATCGACGAGTACAAGGGCAAGTGTATCGAGGGCAAGGCCTTCCAGGTGATGATCGACAACAATCTTGATTTTGAGGTCGGTCTGTATCCCTACGAACTTGTCACCTACGGCGAGACCGGAAGCGTCTGTCAGAACTGGATGCAATACCGGCTCATCAAAAAATATCTCGAGAACCTCACACAGGACACGACGCTGGTGGTGGAGAGCGGCCATCCGCTGGGGCTGTTCCGTTCGAGACCGGAAGCGCCGAGAGTCACGATCACCAACGCGCTGATGGTCGGTGAATTTGACAATCTGCATGACTGGGAAATCGCCGAGGAGATGGGATGCGCCAATTACGGCCAGATGACCGCCGGCGGGTGGATGTACATCGGGCCGCAGGGAATCGTTCACGGCACCTACAACACGCTGCTGAATGCCGGCCGTCTGAAGCTCGGGATTCCGAATGAGGGAGATCTCGCCGGAAGGCTCTTCATCTCGTCGGGACTCGGCGGGATGAGCGGCGCGCAGCCCAAGGCCATCGAGATCGCCAAGGGCGTCGGCATCATCGCGGAGGTGGATTTTTCAAGGATCCAGACACGGCTGGATCAGGGCTGGGTTTCCGAGTGGTCGGACGATCTTGAGAGCTGCTTCGCCACGGCACGGAAGTATATGGAGGAGAAAAAGCCCCGTTCCATCGCCTATTACGGCAACATCGTCGACCTGCTTCAGTACGCAGTGGATCATGAGATTCACGTTGATCTCTGTTCCGACCAGACATCCTGCCACGCGGCGTATGAAGGCGGCTACTGTCCGCAGGGGCTGACGTTCGAGGAACGCACGGCGATGCTTTCCGAGAATCCTGAGAAATACCGTGAGCTGGTGGATCTTTCTCTCCGCAGGCATTATGCGCTGATCAAGACGCTGGTGAACCGCGGCACCTATTTCTTTGACTACGGCAACTCCTTCCTCAAATCCGTGTATGATGCCGGCGTGAAGGAGATTTCGAAGAACGGCGTGGACGACAAGGACGGTTTCATCCTTCCTTCCTATGTGGAGGACATCATGGGACCGCAGCTGTTTGACTACGGGTACGGCCCGTTCCGCTGGGTCTGCCTGTCCGGCAAGCAGTCGGATCTGATCAAGACGGATCACGCGGCGATGGCCTGCATCGACGTGAACCGCCGCTATCAGGACCGTGATAACTACAACTGGATCAGGGAGGCGGAGGACAATCATCTCGTCGTCGGCACACAGGCGAGAATCCTCTATCAGGATGCCGTGGGCCGCGTCAACATCGCTCTCAAATTCAACGAGATGGTCCGGAACCGCGAGATCGGCCCGGTGATGATGGGACGTGACCACCACGATGTCTCGGGTACGGATTCGCCGTTCCGCGAAACCTCGAACATCAAGGACGGCTCCAACGTGATGGCGGATATGGCCGTACAGTGCTATGTCGGCAATGCGGCCCGCGGCATGAGCCTTGTGGCGCTTCATAACGGCGGCGGCGTCGGGATCGGCAAGGCGGTCAACGGCGGCTTCGGACTCGTTCTGGACGGCTCCGAGCGCGTCGATCAGGTGATCCGGAGCGGACTGCTATGGGACGTCATGGGCGGCGTGGCCAGAAGAAACTGGGCGCGGAACGAGCACTCCATGGAGACATCGGTCGAATACAACCGGAAATATGAGGGACAGAGTCAGATCACCATTCCGTATCTGGCGGATGATGAGATGGTTCATGACGCGGTGAAGAAGCACTTCGCGCAGTGAACGGCATCAGATGCATTTCCAATGCGGTACAAAGACGTACCCGTGCAGAACGGGTGCGCCTTTTGCCATATACAAGACAGGCAAACAAGGGGGTACATGATATGAGAGAGAAGAAACTGGCTGCCCTGGGGCTCGCATTCATCACCGCGTTTTCTCTTGCCGGATGCGGAAGCGCCGCTGCCACCGGCACGGCGTCATCGTCTGTCGCTTCGTCCGCGGCCGGCAAAACCGCCGCGTCCGGGAAATCCTCCGGAGATGACAAGGCTCCTCTGATCGTGGGCTCGAAGGACTTCACGGAATCCATTGTGCTGGGCGAAATTTACGCGGAGGCTTTTGAGGATAACGACGTTCCCGTCAAGCGGCAGCTGAAGCTCGGCTCCCAGGTGATCCATGATTCCATCAAGGCCGGCGACGTGGAGTTCTATCCCGAATACACCGGAACCGGACTGAATTACCTTCACTCGGAGTTCCCGAAGAACAAGGACTACGATATTGTATTTGATCCGCAGAAAATCTACGACAACACCAAAGCCGGGTATGAGAAGGAATACGGCATCACATGGCTGAAGCCGTCTGACGTCAATGATTCGGAGGGGCTCGCGGCCTCCAGGAGCGCGGTGAAGAAGTACGGGCTTTCCACCTTCTCTGACGCGTGGGAACACTCGGCGGATCTGAAGCTCGCCGGGAACGGAGAGTTCTTCGACGAGGAATCAACCTATCCGCATCTTGTGGAGGTGTACGGAAAGGATCAGTTCAAGCACGTCACGATGGACCATACGCTTGAGTTCCAGGCCGCGAAGAGCGGGGACGTGGATGTGATTTCCGTCTACACAACCGAGGGCAATCTCGAGTCGGACGATTACGTTGTGCTGAAGGACGACAAGCAGGCGTGGTGCACCTACTGGATCTGCCCGATCATCCGCGACGACGCGCTGGCGCGCTGGCCGAAGGCCCAGGCGATCGCGGATGCCGTCACGGCGACCCTCACCGACAAAAACGTGATCAAGATGAACGCCGATGTGGATATCGACGGCGAGGATTACGAGGACGTCGCGCACGACTACTATGACTCCATCAAGGACAAGGTTGCGAAGGCAGTCGCCGATGAATGACGCATTTTCTGAGATCTTCGGTGTTCCGGAAGCAGCAGAGCCGTTTCTTTCCCTGATGGTTCCGGAACCCTTCCGGAGACTGATCGCTTCCCTCGGCGCGTCGTTTACGGAGGCGGACGCGGCCGGATTCCTGAGGGTTCCTCAGGAGGAAGCGGGCCGTGTTCTTGAGGAAGGCTATCATCTGAGTATTCTGGACCGGGACCCGGAGCGGCCGGACCTCTTCAGAGCCGGAAGCTTCTATGACCGGCTCGGGGTGTTCTGCCAGTACGAACCGGAGAAGTGGTATTCCGTTCCGCGCGTATTCCGCGATCAGATCAACCGCTGGTATATGGACGAATACATCCGCCGGAACCAGCCGCTGTTTGAGAACGGAACGCGGAAGGATCTGGCGCTTCCGCTTGAGGAGACGCTGGCCTTCATCGACCGGCTGGACGGCCCGTTCACGGTGCGTCCCTGCGACTGCCGGAACATTTTCGACAACTGCCGTCATATGCGGGAGACATGCATCGGGATCGGACCGGCGGGCGTCAATTCCTCCGCGGACCGGGGACAGGCGCGTGAGATCACGAAGGAAGAGGCGAAGGAGCTTGTCCGGGCCTGCGACAAAGACGGGCTGATGCATACGGTGGACGCTTCCGGACACGCAATCTGCAACTGCTGCGGGGACTGCTGCTTCGAATACCGGTCCGCGCTCGAGACGGGAAAGATCGGTCCCGGACCGGGCAGCTATATCACGACGCTCTATATCGCGGAATGGGACCGGACGCGATGCGTGAACTGCGGGCTGTGCGCGAAGCGGTGTCATCTCGCCGCCTTCACGAAGCTCGACGGAGAGGTGGCGTTTCATCCGGAGCGGTGCGCGGGATGCGGAATCTGCTCGACGGCCTGTCCGAAGAAAGCCATTGTCATGAAACGGCGTGATGAGGAGTGATGCGTGATGAAGCTTCCGGCTGCGATGTGTCAGGATGTCATACTGGATGAACGGGATCTGACGCCGGAACAGTATATAGCGGTCGTGCTCGGCGGCGCACGGCTCGGATTCGGAGAGCAATTCGTTTCGAGGATCCAGGCGTCGCGTGACATTGTGGAACGCTTTCTCAGGGAGGAGCGGCCGGTCTACGGCGTGACGACCGGCGTCGGCGCGAACGTCCGGTATTCCGTGCCGGAGGAAGAGGCAGCGAAGCTGCAGGAAAACATCATCCGCACGCACGCGGTGTCCGTCGGCTCCCCGATGTCCGAGGAAGAGACGAGGGGCATGATTCTCTCCATCATCTGCAATCTGGGACACGGATGCTCGGGTGTGCGTCCCGTGCTCATCGAGAGACTGAGGGATTATCTGAATCTCCGCCTTGTGCCGTATGTGCCGCGCGACGGTTCGGTCGGTTATCTCGCGCCGGAGGCGCATATGGCGCTGACCCTGGTCGGAGAGGGATCGTTCCTTCGGGACGGAAAGAGAACTCCGGCGCGGGAGGTCCTCCGGGAGCGGCATCTTCCTCCGCTTACGCTGGGATGCAAGGAGGGACTGGCACTGATTACGGGGACCACCTCGGCGGACGCGTACGGGCTGACGGCCGTGTACAGGGCGCAGCTGGCGCTCGGGAACGCGGTGATCGCCGGGTGCATGACCTTCGAGGCGCTTCACGCGACCGTCAACGCACTCGACGCGGAGGCGCAGAGCCGGAAGCGGTATCCGGAGCAGCAGCACGCGGCAGCTCTGATGAGAAGCATCCTCTCCGGAAGCGGGATCTGCGGGAAATATCGGGACAGCCATGTGCAGGACGCCTGCGCGGTCCGCACGATGCCGCAGATCTTCGGCGCGGCGGAGCGGACGTTCTCGGACGCCGAGAAGACGTTTGTTCAGGAAATGCAGTCCTGCTCCGATAACCCGCTGATTCTTCCCACGGAGGACGGAAGCGGAAGAGCGGCGATGAACGGCAATTTTGACGGATCCTTCATCGCGATGTACGCGGATCTCTTATCCATCGGCATCGCGAAAACAGCGGGGCTTGCCGAGCGCCTCACGGACCGGCTGATGAATTTCCATCTGAATGAGGGGCTTCCGGCGTTTCTTGTGCCGGATCCGGGCGTCAACAACGGCTTTATGATCGTGCAGTACACGCAGGCCGCGCTCGTCTCCGAGCTGAAGCTTCTCGCGGTGCCGGCGTCGGTCGATTCGGTCAGCACCTGCGCCGGCCAGGAGGACCCGGTTTCGATGGCGTACCGGGCATGCCAGAAAGCGTATGAAGCTTCGGACAAGCTGCTTGACATCGTCGCGATGTGGATTCTCTGCGCGGCGCAGGCAGAGGATCTGAGAGCGGATGAGGAAAAAGGATCGGCTGTTCTCGAAGCCGTCCGGAAGAAAATCCGGGAATGCATTCCTTTCGTCACAGAAGATGTCAGTCTGTATCCGATGATCGAGTCGGCGCAGCGTCTTGTCCGGAGCGGCGCGCTGATCGAAGAGGTGCAGAAGAGGATCGGACCGATGACGCTGTAGAGTTCCGCGAGGGAGGTTTACTATGTTCAGTCAGATTTACGGCTACTATCTGGAGCATATCGGCGAATACTGGTCGGATGTCGCGGCCCATCTCGAGATTTCCTTCGGTGT harbors:
- a CDS encoding M20 family metallo-hydrolase yields the protein MNTALNTAEVPMAVRDGGEGRLRICMERFMADFNAMASFGRNQNGGIDRSFASPEDRRVRQWILGRWRAMGLEVSVDPIANLWGRLEGEENLPPIVIGSHHDAVPDGGRYDGAMGVMMATEAARTLIENGVRLRHPLCLISFTAEEPNTFNLSTLGSKVVCGRLKKEDLAEVRDRSGQIRLTDALKELGGDPDHLERARIRPGGISCFLEAHNELGRQLESAGRRISGVSMITGLYREKVRITGEANHAGTTMMQDRRDASLALDEMALALERAARERRSPNVTATMGYVKLSPNEANIIPGSAEGVIDIRTSKEEDLNALLAALDAASAECGRKRKVRVERECILSQKAQPMDGEIAEAVQRGIRAVDEPPGSVISMAGHDAANMQRIAPSGMIFVRSVGGYGHCRREYCREEDMEKAANAMLETIRILDEQMED
- a CDS encoding urocanate hydratase; protein product: MNENAMTITLDDELPEMPKFVEGIRRAPSRGFRLTEAQTEIALKNALRYINPKYHEQLIPEFLDELYTRGRIYGYRFRPEGRIYGKPIDEYKGKCIEGKAFQVMIDNNLDFEVGLYPYELVTYGETGSVCQNWMQYRLIKKYLENLTQDTTLVVESGHPLGLFRSRPEAPRVTITNALMVGEFDNLHDWEIAEEMGCANYGQMTAGGWMYIGPQGIVHGTYNTLLNAGRLKLGIPNEGDLAGRLFISSGLGGMSGAQPKAIEIAKGVGIIAEVDFSRIQTRLDQGWVSEWSDDLESCFATARKYMEEKKPRSIAYYGNIVDLLQYAVDHEIHVDLCSDQTSCHAAYEGGYCPQGLTFEERTAMLSENPEKYRELVDLSLRRHYALIKTLVNRGTYFFDYGNSFLKSVYDAGVKEISKNGVDDKDGFILPSYVEDIMGPQLFDYGYGPFRWVCLSGKQSDLIKTDHAAMACIDVNRRYQDRDNYNWIREAEDNHLVVGTQARILYQDAVGRVNIALKFNEMVRNREIGPVMMGRDHHDVSGTDSPFRETSNIKDGSNVMADMAVQCYVGNAARGMSLVALHNGGGVGIGKAVNGGFGLVLDGSERVDQVIRSGLLWDVMGGVARRNWARNEHSMETSVEYNRKYEGQSQITIPYLADDEMVHDAVKKHFAQ
- a CDS encoding ABC transporter substrate-binding protein, encoding MREKKLAALGLAFITAFSLAGCGSAAATGTASSSVASSAAGKTAASGKSSGDDKAPLIVGSKDFTESIVLGEIYAEAFEDNDVPVKRQLKLGSQVIHDSIKAGDVEFYPEYTGTGLNYLHSEFPKNKDYDIVFDPQKIYDNTKAGYEKEYGITWLKPSDVNDSEGLAASRSAVKKYGLSTFSDAWEHSADLKLAGNGEFFDEESTYPHLVEVYGKDQFKHVTMDHTLEFQAAKSGDVDVISVYTTEGNLESDDYVVLKDDKQAWCTYWICPIIRDDALARWPKAQAIADAVTATLTDKNVIKMNADVDIDGEDYEDVAHDYYDSIKDKVAKAVADE
- a CDS encoding 4Fe-4S binding protein — translated: MNDAFSEIFGVPEAAEPFLSLMVPEPFRRLIASLGASFTEADAAGFLRVPQEEAGRVLEEGYHLSILDRDPERPDLFRAGSFYDRLGVFCQYEPEKWYSVPRVFRDQINRWYMDEYIRRNQPLFENGTRKDLALPLEETLAFIDRLDGPFTVRPCDCRNIFDNCRHMRETCIGIGPAGVNSSADRGQAREITKEEAKELVRACDKDGLMHTVDASGHAICNCCGDCCFEYRSALETGKIGPGPGSYITTLYIAEWDRTRCVNCGLCAKRCHLAAFTKLDGEVAFHPERCAGCGICSTACPKKAIVMKRRDEE
- a CDS encoding HAL/PAL/TAL family ammonia-lyase yields the protein MKLPAAMCQDVILDERDLTPEQYIAVVLGGARLGFGEQFVSRIQASRDIVERFLREERPVYGVTTGVGANVRYSVPEEEAAKLQENIIRTHAVSVGSPMSEEETRGMILSIICNLGHGCSGVRPVLIERLRDYLNLRLVPYVPRDGSVGYLAPEAHMALTLVGEGSFLRDGKRTPAREVLRERHLPPLTLGCKEGLALITGTTSADAYGLTAVYRAQLALGNAVIAGCMTFEALHATVNALDAEAQSRKRYPEQQHAAALMRSILSGSGICGKYRDSHVQDACAVRTMPQIFGAAERTFSDAEKTFVQEMQSCSDNPLILPTEDGSGRAAMNGNFDGSFIAMYADLLSIGIAKTAGLAERLTDRLMNFHLNEGLPAFLVPDPGVNNGFMIVQYTQAALVSELKLLAVPASVDSVSTCAGQEDPVSMAYRACQKAYEASDKLLDIVAMWILCAAQAEDLRADEEKGSAVLEAVRKKIRECIPFVTEDVSLYPMIESAQRLVRSGALIEEVQKRIGPMTL